Proteins found in one Venturia canescens isolate UGA chromosome 8, ASM1945775v1, whole genome shotgun sequence genomic segment:
- the LOC122414642 gene encoding coiled-coil domain-containing protein 1-like — translation MQSSTNTITVSINIPRPWLSACPRMLLESILRRALRSYIVADNDVSVKIAGIEAQLIEGYHGEFWFVPNNFLNEENDDDDVIVVNNEDGDDNVIVVNNEDSDEDDDDDDIVVNNEDGNDNVIVVNDEDDDEDDDDDVIVVNNEDGNDNVIVVNDEDDDEGIVVNDEDNNDDVVVLN, via the coding sequence ATGCAATCGTCAACCAACACCATAACCGTTTCGATCAACATACCGAGACCGTGGCTTTCGGCGTGCCCAAGAATGCTTTTGGAGAGTATCCTACGACGGGCGCTACGATCATACATCGTAGCAGATAACGATGTTTCTGTGAAAATCGCTGGGATTGAGGCCCAATTGATCGAAGGATATCACGGTGAATTTTGGTTTGTACCAAATAATTTCCTCAACGAGGAAAACGATGATGACGACGTCATCGTAGTCAACAACGAAGACGGCGACGACAATGTCATCGTAGTCAACAACGAAGACAGCGACGAAgacgatgatgacgacgaCATCGTAGTCAACAACGAAGACGGCAACGACAATGTCATCGTAGtcaatgacgaagacgacgacgaagacgatgatGACGACGTCATCGTAGTCAACAACGAAGACGGCAACGACAATGTCATCGTAGtcaatgacgaagacgacgacgaaggaATCGTGGTCAACGATGAAGACAACAACGACGACGTAGTTGTACTCAATTAA